Within Streptomyces sp. SS1-1, the genomic segment CGATCTTCGGCGAGCGCGCGCGGGACCTCCTCGGCGCGGGACCGCCCGTGCGGGGGGCCAGCGCCCGGCGCGGAGTCCAGCGCCTGCTGGCGCACGGCACCGTCGCCGTCGCCGGTGAACTGCGCGGCCGTGCGGCCCTGGACGCCGTCCGCAGGGCCGGTCTCGCCCTGGCGGGACGCCCCGCCGCACTGCCCGGCCCCCCGGCGCTCTCCCCGGTGCCGCTCGTCCTGCTGCCCGCCCTCGCCGCCGGGAAGCCCGCGCGGTTCGCGGTGTTCGACGTGCCCGACCGCGCGGCCCTCGTCCGGCAGGGCGCGTCCACCTGCGTGGCCACCGTCGTGGCCGGCCGCCTGGTGCACCGCCGGCGCTGACCGCGCGGCCGTCCGGGCAGCCGCCGCGGGCGGACCGGGAAGCCGCTGGGGGCGGGGCGGGGAGCGGCTGCAAGAATGGGCCCGTGACGCGCGCATCCCTGGACAAGCAGCCGCATGAAGTCGCCTCGATGTTCGACGGCGTCGCGGAACGGTACGACCTGACCAACGACGTGCTCTCCCTCGGGCAGGACCGGCGCTGGCGCAAGGAGGTCGCGAAGGCGGTCGACGCGCGCCCCGCGCAGAAGGTCCTGGACCTGGCGGCCGGCACCGGCACGTCGTCCCTGCCCTTCGCCCGCACCGGCGCCTACGTCGTCCCCTGCGACTTCTCGCAGGGCATGCTCCGGGTCGGCAAGCGGAACAACGCCTGGCTGCCCTACACGGCGGGCGACGCGACACGACTGCCGTTCAAGGACGACACGTTCGACGCCGTGACGATCTCCTTCGGGCTGCGCAACGTGCAGGACTTCGACAGCGCGCTGCGCGAGATGTACCGGGTGACCCGGCCCGGCGGCCGCGTCGTCATCTGCGAGTTCTCGCACCCGACGTGGGCGCCCTTCCGCACCGTCTACACCGAGTACCTGATGCGCGCGCTGCCGCCGGTCGCCCGCGCGGTCTCCTCGAACCCGGACGCGTACGTCTACCTCGCCGAGTCCATCCGCGCCTGGCCCGACCAGCCGGCCCTCGCCGAGCGGCTGGGCAAGGCGGGCTGGTCCAAGGTGGCCTGGCGGAACCTGACGGGCGGGGTCGTCGCCCTGCACCGCGGGTTCAAGCAGAGCTGACCACGGGGTAGGGGTCGCCGGGCTCGTCGAGCGCGCGGGGCCTGCCGCCCGACGGAGGGCGCGGTATGCGCGGCTCGCGCACGCCTCCGCCGCCCTCTCCCTCACCGAAGTCGAACCAGACGGCGACCGTCGAGTCCCGCGGCACCGGGGTGCCGGGCTGCGGATACTGGCGGACGACGTAGTCGACGACGACGCGCGCGAAGTCCGGCCGGTCGGGTGCGGTCAGGGACAGGCCGTGGGACGTGGCCGCCTCGCGGGCGTCCATGGCCATCAGGCCGACGAGTCGCGGGACCGGCACCTCGGGTGTCGTGGGTGTTGTGTGCACGGATGTCACCCCCAGCGGTACTTGAAGGGTAGACCGCCGGGGGTGCCGTCCGGAAGCGTCAGGTGTCTTTCTGTGACAGTCGCTTACTCTCCGTGCCCGGCAGGGGAGTTCAGGCTGAGCCGGTAGCAGTGCCCCCGCCGGTCGTCCGGCGTGGCGAAGACCTCCGCGAGCCGCATGCCGAGGCGCCGTGTCACCGCTATCGACCGCTCGTTGCGGGCGTCGACCATCGCGACGACCCCCGGCACCCCGGCGGCCCGCACCCGCTCCAGCGTCTCCCGCGCGGCCGCCGTGACATACCCCTTGCCCCAGTGCTCCCGGGCCAGCCGCCAGCCGATCTCGATCTCCCCGGTGGGGCCCCACTCCCGTTCCCAGGGCTGGGCGCCGGTGAAGCCGATGACGCGGTCGTCCTCGTCGAGCATCGTCCACAGGCAGAAGCCGCGCTCGGCGTCGTGCCGGCGCTGGCGGGCGGTGAGCTCCTCGTAGACGGAGAGTTCGGCGGCCCGGCCGCCGTGGAACTCCATGACGTCGGGGTGGGCGAAGGCCCGGTGCCAGGCCACCGCGTCCTCGTCGGTGGGCACACGCAGCCGTACTACGGGCAGAGCTCGGTTCACAGGGCAGCCCTTCAGCCGGGTGATCAATTCTGCTGCATAGACTGCCCATGTCCAGTGCCCGTCGGCACGCAGATTCCGAACCTTGGGGAGTTCCCGCCGTGACCGAGCCCCTCTCCGAAAACACCGCCGATGTCATCGTCGTCGGAGCGGGCCCTGCCGGCTCCACCACCGCATACCACCTCGCCAAGGCCGGACTCGACGTACTGCTCCTGGAGAAGACCGAGTTCCCGCGGGAGAAGGTCTGCGGCGACGGCCTGACCCCGCGCGCCACCAAGCAGCTCGTCGCCATGGGCATCGACATCTCCGAGGAGGCCGGCTGGCTGCGCAACAAGGGCCTGCGGATCATCGGCGGCGGCGTGCGCCTCCAGCTGGACTGGCCGGATCTCGCCTCCTTCCCCGACTACGGACTCGTCCGCAAGCGCGACGACTTCGACGAGCAGCTCGCCCGCCAGGCCCAGAAGGCCGGCGCCCGCCTCTACGAGCGCTGCAACGTCGGCGCCCCGGTCCTCGACGACCGCACGGGCCGGGTCATCGGCGTGCACGCCAAGCTCGGCGAGGAGAAGCGCGAGGTGACCTTCCGGGCCCCGCTCGTCGTCGCCGCCGACGGCAACTCCTCCCGGCTGTCCCTCGCGATGGGCCTGCACCGCCGCGAGGACCGCCCGATGGGCGTCGCCGTGCGGACGTACTTCGAGAGCCCCCGCCACGACGACGACTACCTGGAGTCCTGGCTGGAGCTGTGGGACCGCCGGGGCCCCGAGGACCGTCTGCTGCCGGGCTACGGCTGGATCTTCGGCATGGGCGACGGCACGTCCAACGTCGGACTCGGCGTGCTCAACACCTCCGAGTCCTTCAAGGAACTGGACTGGCGCGAGGTCCTGAAGGCGTGGTGCGCCTCGATGCCGGAGGACTGGGGCTACACCCCGGAGAACATGACCGGCCCGATCCGCGGCGCCGCCCTGCCCATGGCCTTCAACCGCCAGCCGCACTACACCAAGGGCCTGCTGCTCGTCGGCGACGCCGGCGGCCTGGTGAACCCCTTCAACGGCGAGGGCATCGCCTACGCCATGGAGTCCGGGCAGATCGCCGCCGAGGTCATCGTCCAGGCGCACGCCCGCTCGACCCCCGCGGGCCGGGAGATGGCCCTCCAGCGCTACCCGCGGGTCCTCAAGGACACCTACGGCGGCTACTACACGCTGGGCCGCGCCTTCGTGAAGCTCATCGGCAACCCGAAGGTCATGAAGATCGCCACCCAGCGCGGCCTGACCCACCCGATGCTGATGAAGTTCACGCTGAAGCTCCTGGCGAACCTCACCGACCCGACCGGCGGCGACGCGATGGACCGCATCATCAACGGCCTGAGCAAGGTGGCCCCGAAGGCCTGACCGGCCCCGCCCGGGGGAGACCCCGGGCACGCGTAAGGGCCGCTGCCCCCGAGCGGCTGCGGCCCTTACGTCGATCCGTACGGCTCAGAGCACGCGGACCGCGCCCGACGCCGGGTAACCCGACAGGTCCTGGATGACGACGCCCTTGGAGGGGTTGGCCGCGTCCAGGTACTGGCCGTTACCGATGTAGACGCCCACATGGTAGGCGGAACCCTTGCCGCCCCAGTAGAGGATGTCGCCGACCTGGATCTGCGACAGCGGGATGTCGGTGCCGGCCATCGACTGGTCCTGGGAGACCCGCGGCAGGTCGACGCCGACCTGCTTGAAGGCGGCCTGCACCAGGCTGGAGCAGTCCCACGCGTTGGGGCCGGTGGCACCCATGACGTACGCGTCGCCGACCTGGGCCTTGAGGAACGAGATGACCGTCGCGACGCTGCCGCTCGCCGGGGCGGAGACGCTCGCGGAGGCGGACAGGGTGGCCCGCTCCGTGCTGCGCGACGCCGCGGCCTCTGCGGCGGCCTTACGGGCCTCCTCGGCCTTCTTCTTCGCCTCGGCCTTCTTCTTGGCCTGAGCGAGGTCCTTCTTGGCCTGCTCGGCCGCGGCGGCGGCGGCCGCGTCACGCTCGGCCTCGAGCTCGTAGTTCGCCGCCGCCAGCTGCGTGGCGTCCGCGGACTGGGCGAGCTGGTCCGCCAGGTCCCCCGAGAGGGTGGGCAGTTCGATGGTCTGCGTGACCGGCTCGGCGGCGTTCGCCGTGGCCGCAGCACCAGCCGCTGCCATGCTGAGGACGCCACCGGCAACACCGGCGCGCATCGCGATCGTGGTCGACGCGGTGCGGCGGGGCTTCCGGTGGCTGCGTATGTGAGCGGTGTGGGACATGGGTACAACCGGTATCAGGGGCTCCTCCATACCTTCAAGAAACGTGGGCTGCGCCACAGTTGTTCAACGGACGCCCCAAATTCCCGGCGGAGCGCCCTTTATTGACGCCGTAACGGACATAGCGGACGGCCCTCGTCCTGCCCGTGATCACGGTCTTTCATCATTAAGTCCGAATTGCCCCGCGCCTACCACTGGTTGGGACCGGTGGCCAAGCCCGGTTCTCACGGACCCCTGACGGGTGTGGCAGAGGTCACGCAACGGTCACGGCCTCGTGTGCGTCCGGTGCCCGGATCGCGCCACCGGAGTTCGTGAACGCGTGCACGCGTCCACATCGGTCCCCTTCGCTCCCTCTGATGTGTGAACGCGGTCCTCTATCAAGTCTTCCGGTCCAACTCCAATTTGCATGCACGGGAAGCCTCTTGATATGGAGACGACCCCTCTGAGCTGCGCCGACGAGCGAAAATGTCACCTCTGGTGATCACTCGGACGCTTCACGTGCGAAGATCACCGCTCATCCGTGTTCATGATCGTTCGTCAGGTGGTGGAGATCACAAAGCTTGTGCAATACCCCGTGTCGCAGATCACAGACCGGCAGGCATAAGATGCGAGGCAGTTGGGCTTGTGACCTGCTTCACATGTTCTCGATCTTCGCCGGAACGAGCGGTGTTCGTGGGACTGGTGGGGCGGCCGTGAGCCCAGTGCAACCGCCAGCAGTCAGTGCCGACTGAGAGGAGCGAGGAGCGGTGAACGCGTATGCGCCCATCCTCGTACTGGGAGCCCTCGGGGCAGGCTTTGCGATCTTCTCCGTGGTCATGGCCACGCTGATCGGTCCGAAGCGGTACAACCGGGCCAAGCTCGAGGCTTATGAGTGCGGAATCGAGCCGACCCCCACGCCGGCCGGCGGCGGGCGCTTCCCCATCAAGTACTACCTGACGGCGATGCTCTTCATCATCTTCGATATCGAGATCGTCTTCCTCTACCCCTGGGCCGTCACCTTCGACTCCCTGGGGATCTTCGGGCTCGTGGAGATGCTGCTCTTCGTGCTCACCGTCTTCGTCGCGTACGCGTACGTATGGCGGCGCGGCGGCCTGGAATGGGACTGAGGGGCCTTTAGACATGGGACTCGAAGAAAAGCTGCCGAGCGGATTCCTGCTGACCACCGTCGAACAGGCCGCGGGCTGGGTGCGCAAGGCGTCCGTCTTCCCGGCCACCTTCGGCCTCGCGTGCTGCGCCATCGAGATGATGACGACCGGCGCCGGCCGCTACGACCTGGCGCGCTTCGGCATGGAGGTCTTCCGCGGATCACCGCGCCAGGCCGACCTGATGATCGTCGCCGGCCGGGTCAGCCAGAAGATGGCACCGGTGCTCCGGCAGGTCTACGACCAGATGCCGAACCCCAAGTGGGTGATCTCCATGGGGGTCTGCGCCTCCTCGGGCGGCATGTTCAACAACTACGCGATCGTCCAGGGCGTCGACCACATCGTCCCGGTCGACATCTATCTCCCGGGCTGCCCGCCACGGCCCGAGATGTTGATGGACGCCATCCTCAAGCTGCACCAGAAGATCCAGGGCTCCAAGCTCGGGGTCAACGCCGAGGAAGCGGCCCGTGAGGCGGAGGAAGCGGCGCTCAAGGCCCTGCCCACGATCGAGATGAAGGGGCTGCTGCGGTGAGCGACGCCAACGGCACCAACGGGGCGAACGGGTCGAACGGGGCGAACCCCGAGAAGGACCTGTCCGCCTCCAACCTCCCCGGCCAGCGCGGCCAGGGCGGCGAGGAGATCCGCGTCCAGCGCGGCATGTTCGGCGCCAACAACGGCGGGGACACCTCCGGTTACGGCGGCCTGGTCCGCTCGGTCCGCCTCCCGGGACCGGCGAGCCGCCCCTACGGCGGCTGGTTCGACGAGGTCGCCGACGAACTCGAGGGCGCGCTGGAGGAGCAGGGCCTGCTGCCCGGCAACGCCATCGAGAAGACGGTCGTCGACCGCGACGAGATCACCTTCCACATCGAGCGCGAGCACCTGTTGCGCGTCGCCCGCACCCTGCGCGACGACCCGGCCCTGCGCTTCGAGCTGTGCACCGGCGTCAGCGGCGTCCACTACCCGCACGACAAGGGCCGCGAGCTGCACGCCGTCTACCACCTGCGCTCGATCACCCACAACCGGCTGATCCGCCTCGAGGTCAGCGTCCCCGACAGCGACCCGCACGTCCCGTCGCTCGTCTCCGTGTACCCGACGAACGACTGGCACGAGCGCGAGACGTACGACTTCTACGGCATCGTCTTCGACGGTCACCCCGCCCTGACGCGGATCATGATGCCGGACGACTGGCAGGGCCACCCGCAGCGCAAGGACTACCCCCTCGGCGGCATCGCCGTCGAGTACAAGGGCGCCCAGATCCCGGCTCCGGACCAGCGGAGGTCGTACTCGTGAGCACACAGTCAGCATCCGCCGCCTCGGCCCGCGAAACCACAGAGGGCACGGTCTACACCGTCACCGGTGGCGACTGGGACGAGGTCGTCGAGTCCGCGGCCAAGGCCGACGACGAGCGCATCGTCGTCAACATGGGCCCCCAGCACCCGTCCACCCACGGAGTGCTGCGCCTGATCCTGGAGATCGAGGGCGAGACGGTCACCGAGGCCCGCTGCGGCATCGGCTACCTCCACACCGGCATCGAGAAGAACCTCGAGTACCGGACCTGGACGCAGGGCACCACGTTCGTGACGCGCATGGACTACCTGACGTCCTTCTTCAACGAGACCGCCTACTGTCTCGCCGTCGAGAAGCTCCTCGGCATCGAGGACCAGATCACCGAGCGCGCCAAGATCATCCGGGTGCTCCTGATGGAGCTGAACCGGCTCTCCTCCCACCTGGTGTGCATCGCCACCGGCGGCATGGAGCTCGGCGCCACCACGATCATGATCTACGGATTCCGTGATCGTGAAATGATTCTCGACATCTACGAGCTCATCACGGGCCTGCGGATGAACCACGCGTACATCCGCCCCGGCGGACTCGCGCAGGACCTGCCGCCCGGCGCGGTGGACCACATCCGCGAGTTCGTGAAGAAGATGAAGAAGAACCTTCCGGAGTACGACAAGCTCGCCACCGGGAACCCCATCTTCAAGGCCCGTATGCAGGACGTCGGCTACCTCGACCTGGCCGGCTGCATGGCCCTCGGCGCCACCGGCCCGATCCTGCGCTCCACCGGCCTCCCGCACGACCTGCGCAAGACGCAGCCGTACAGCGGCTACGAGACCTACGACTTCGAGGTCCCCACCGCCGACACCTGCGACTCCTACGGGCGCTTCCTGATCCGCCTGGAGGAGATGCGCCAGTCGCTCCGGATCGTCGAGCAGTGCCTGGACCGGCTCGAGCCGGGCCCGGTCATGGTCGGCGACAAGAAGATCGCCTGGCCCGCCCAGCTCGCCCTGGGCCCCGACGGGCTCGGCAACTCCCTCGACCACATCAAGAAGATCATGGGCACCTCCATGGAGGCCCTGATCCACCACTTCAAGCTGGTCACCGAGGGCTTCCGCGTCCCGCCGGGACAGGCCTACGCGGCCGTCGAGTCGCCCAAGGGCGAACTCGGGGTGCACGCCGTCTCCGACGGAGGCACCCGCCCCTTCCGGGTCCACTTCCGCGACCCGTCCTTCACCAACCTGCAGGCCATGGCGGCGATGTGCGAGGGCGGCCAGGTCGCCGACGTCATCGTCGCCGTAGCGTCCATCGACCCCGTGATGGGAGGCGTCGACCGGTGACCACCTCATCTTCCGAGCGGGGCGTCAGCCTGGGCATGCCCGAACTGCCCGCGCCGGCCTACCCGGACGACGTCCGGGCCCGGCTGGAGACCGACGCGCGGGCGATCGTCGCCCGCTACCCGGACTCCCGGTCCGCCCTCCTGCCGATGCTGCACCTCGTGCAGTCGGAGGAGGGGCACGTCACGCGCACCGGGATGCGGTTCTGCGCGGACATGCTCGGCCTGACCACGGCCGAGGTCACCGCGGTCGCGACCTTCTACACCATGTACCGCCGCAAGCCCTCCGGCGACTACCAGGTCGGCGTGTGCACCAACACGCTGTGCGCGGTCATGGGCGGCGACGCCATCTTCGAGGAACTCCAGGAGCACCTCGGCGTCGGCAACGGCGAGACCACCGGCGACGGCAAGGTCACCCTGGAGCACATCGAGTGCAACGCGGCCTGCGACTACGCCCCGGTCGTGATGGTCAACTGGGAGTTCTTCGACAACCAGACGCCCGACAGCGCCAAGCGGCTCGTCGACGACCTGCGCGCCGGCCGTGACGTGGAGCCCACGCGCGGGGCCCGCCTGTGCACCTTCAAGGAGACCGCCCGGATCCTCGCCGGCTTCCCCGACGAGCGGCCCGGTGCCGTCGAGGAGGGCGGCAGCGCCGGACCGGCGTCACTGGTGGGCCTGCGCCTCGCCAAGGGGGAGACCGCGCCCGCGCGCGTGGTCCACCCGCGCGACGGCGGACCGCACGACGAGCAGCAGGACAGGGCCGCGCACCACCCGTCGCCGGCTGAACACCTCAGCTCGCACGACGCGCCGCAGGATTCGTCCGCGTCCGACCCGGCCCACCCGGCAGGGCCTGTCGCCGAGGAGGGGGAGTGATGACATTGGCACCGGAGCTGAAGGAGAACAGTCCCGAGAAGCTGCTCGCACCCGTGCTGTCGGCCTTCTGGGACGAGGACCGGTCCTGGACGCTCGACGTCTACCGCAGGCACGACGGGTACGAGGGGCTCCGCAAGGCGCTCGCCATGTCGCCGGACGACCTGATCGCCTACGTCAAGGACTCCGGTCTGCGCGGGCGCGGCGGCGCGGGATTCCCCACCGGGATGAAGTGGCAGTTCATCCCGCAGGGAGACGGAAAGCCGCACTATCTCGTTGTCAACGCCGACGAGTCGGAGCCGGGGACCTGCAAGGACATCCCGCTCCTCTTCGCGAACCCGCACAGCCTCATCGAGGGCATCGTGATCGCGTGCTACGCCATCCGGTCGTCGCACGCCTTCATCTATCTCCGGGGTGAAGTCGTCCCCGTCCTGCGGCGGTTGCACGAGGCCGTGCGCGAGGCCTACGCGGCGGGCTACCTCGGCAAGGACATCCTGGGCAGCGGACTCGACCTCGAACTCACCGTGCACGCCGGCGCCGGCGCGTACATCTGCGGTGAGGAGACCGCGCTGCTCGACTCGCTCGAAGGCCGCCGTGGCCAACCGCGGCTGCGTCCCCCCTTCCCGGCCGTGGCAGGTCTCTACGCCTGCCCCACTGTGGTGAACAACGTCGAGTCGATCGCGTCGGTTCCCGCCATCCTGCACCGGGGCAAGGAGTGGTTCCGCTCGATGGGCAGCGAGAAGTCCCCGGGCTTCACGCTGTACTCGCTCAGCGGCCACGTCGCCAGCCCCGGCCAGTACGAGGCCCCGCTCGGCATCACCCTGCGCCAGCTGCTCGACATGAGCGGCGGCATGCGGCCCGGGCACCGGCTGAAGTTCTGGACGCCGGGCGGCTCGTCCACGCCGATGTTCACCGACGAGCACCTCGACGTGCCCCTCGACTACGAAGGGGTGGGCGCCGCCGGCTCCATGCTCGGCACCAAGGCGCTCCAGTGCTTCGACGAGACGACCTGCGTGGTCCGCGCCGTCACCCGCTGGACCGAGTTCTACGCCCACGAGTCCTGCGGCAAGTGCACGCCCTGCCGCGAAGGCACGTACTGGCTCGTGCAGTTGCTGCGCGACATCGAGGCCGGCAAGGGCGTGATGAGCGACCTCGACAAGCTGAACGACATCGCCGACAACATCAACGGCAAGTCCTTCTGCGCCCTCGGCGACGGCGCCGCCTCGCCGATCTTCTCCTCGCTGAAGTACTTCCGCGAGGAGTACGAGGAGCACATCACGGGCCGTGGCTGCCCCTTCGACCCGGCCAGGTCGACGGCCTGGGCCGACCACCGCACGGAGGTGAACGCATGACCGTACAGCAATCCGACAGCGGCTCCGCCGCGGGCCAGCGCTCCTCCGGAGGGGGAGAGGCGGCGGTCCCGCCGGAGGACCTCGTGACGCTGACGATCGACGGCGCCGAGATCAGCGTGCCCAAGGGCACCCTGGTCATCCGGGCCGCCGAGGAGCTCGGCATCGAGATCCCGCGCTTCTGCGACCACCCGCTCCTCGACCCGGCCGGCGCCTGCCGCCAGTGCATCGTCGAGGTCGAGGGCCAGCGCAAGCCGATGGCGTCCTGCACGATCACGTGCACCGACGGCATGGTCGTCAAGACGCACCTCACCTCGCCGGTCGCGGAGAAGGCGCAGAAGGGTGTGATGGAGCTCCTGCTCATCAACCACCCGCTGGACTGCCCCGTCTGCGACAAGGGCGGCGAGTGCCCGCTGCAGAACCAGGCCATGTCGCACGGCGCCGCCGAGTCCCGCTTCGAGGGCCGCAAGCGCACGTACGAGAAGCCCGTCCCGATCTCCACGCAGGTGCTGCTCGACCGTGAGCGGTGCGTGCTGTGCGCCCGCTGCACCCGGTTCTCCAACCAGGTCGCGGGCGACCCCATGATCGAGCTGGTCGAGCGCGGCGCCCTCCAGCAGGTCGGCACCGGCGAGGGCGACCCGTTCGAGTCGTACTTCTCCGGCAACACCATCCAGATCTGCCCGGTCGGCGCGCTCACCTCGGCGGCGTACCGATTCCGCTCCCGGCCGTTCGACCTGGTCTCCTCGCCGTCGGTGTGCGAGCACTGCTCGGGCGGCTGCGCCACCCGCACCGACCACCGGCGCGGCAAGGTCATGCGGCGCCTCGCGGCGAACGACCCCGAGGTCAACGAGGAGTGGATCTGCGACAAGGGGCGCTTCGGCTTCCGCTACGCCCAGCAGCGCGACCGGCTGGACACCCCGCTGGTCCGCAACGCCGAGGGCGACCTGGAACCGGCGTCCTGGCCGGAGGCGCTCCAGATCGCCGCCCAGGGTCTGCTCGCCTCGCGCGGCCGGACCGGTGTGCTGACCGGCGGCCGGCTCACCGTCGAGGACGCCTACGCGTACAGCAAGTTCGCGCGCGTGGCCCTCGACACCAACGACATCGACTTCCGCGCGCGGGCGCACAGCGGCGAGGAGGCCGACTTCCTCGCCGCGCAGATCGCCGGCCGCGGACGCGACCTCGACGGCAGCGGAGTCACCTACACCTCCCTGGAGAAGGCGCCCGCCGTCCTGCTGGCCGGGTTCGAGGCCGAGGAGGAGGCACCCGGCGTCTTCCTGCGGCTGCGCAAGGCGTGGCGCAAGCACGGCCAGCGGGTCTTCTCCCTGGCCACGCACACGACCCGGGGCCTGGAGAAGGCCGGCGGCACCCTGCTGCCCGCCGCTCCCGGCACCGAGACCAAGTGGCTGGACGCGCTGGCCGCCGGCACCGGGCTCGAGGGTCCGGGCGCCGAGGCGGCCGGGGCGCTGCGCACCGAGGGAGCCGTGATCGCCGTCGGCGAGCGGCTGGCCGCCGTCCCGGGCGGGCTCACCGCCGCCGTACGGGCCGCGGCCGCCACCGGCGCCCAGCTGGTGTGGATCCCGCGCCGGGCCGGTGAGCGGGCCGCCGTCGAGGCGGGCGCGCTGCCGTCGCTGCTGCCCGGCGGGCGTCCCGCGACCGACCCGCGCGCGCGGGACGAGGTCGCCGCCCTGTGGGGCGTCGCCGAACTCCCGTCGCGCTACGGCCGCGACACCGGCCAGATCGTGGAGGCCGCCGCGCGCGGCGAGCTCCAGGCCCTGCTGGTCGCGGGTGTCGAGGTCGCCGACCTGCCGGACCCGGCACGCGCGCGTGAGGCGCTCGCGGAGGTCGGTTTCGTGGTGTCGCTGGAGCTGCGGCCCAGCGAGGTGACGAGGCTCGCCGACGTGGTGCTTCCGGTCGCCGCCGTCGCCGAGAAGGCCGGCACCTTCCTCAACTGGGAGGGCCGGGTGCGCTTCTTCGAGGCCGCGCTGAAGCCCGACCAGATGACCCGCCGCCCGGCCCCGACCGACGCCCGCGTCCTGCAGATGCTGGCCGACGCCATGGACGTGCACCTGGGGCTGCCCGATCTGCGCACCACGCGCGCGGAGATCGACCGGCTCGGCGCCTGGGACGGCCCGCGGGCCGACCAGCCGCTGGAGATCGCCGCCCAGCTGCCGCGTCCGGCGGCCGGTGAGGCCGTCCTCGCCGGGCACCGGCTCCTGCTCGACCAGGGTCTGCTCCAGCAGGGCGACGAGGCGCTCGCCGGCACCCGGCACGCCGCCCACGCGCGCGTGTCGGCCGCCACGGCCGCCGAGGCGGGCGTGAAGGACGGCGACGTGCTCGCCGTCACCGGGCCCGCCGGAGTCGTCGAACTGCCGCTGCTGGTCACGGAGATGCCCGACCGGGTGGTGTGGCTGCCGCTGAACTCCGTGGGCGCGGGCGTCGCCTCCGACACCGGGGCGCTGCCCGGCTCACTCGTCCGCATCGGCCCGGCGACCCTCGCGTCCGAGGCCCCCGAGGAGGTGGAGGCATGAGCGCGTACTCCCTCGCCGCTGAGGACCTCTCGATGTTCGGCCGCGACCCCTGGTGGCTGGTCGTCGTCAAGGCGGTGTTCTGCTTCGCCTTCCTGATGGTGACCGTGCTGTTCTCCATCGTGTGGGAGCGCAAGGTCGTCGCCTGGATGCAGCTGCGCATCGGCCCCAACCGGCACGGCCCCTGGGGCATGCTCCAGTCGCTCGCCGACGGCATCAAGCTGATGCTCAAGGAAGACGTCATCGTCAAGCGCGCCGACAAGGTGGTGTACGTCCTCGCGCCGATCGTCGCGGCCATCCCGGCCTTCATGGCGATCGCGGTGATCCCCTTCGGCCCGGCCGGCAACGAGATCTCGATCTTCGGCCAGCGCACCACGATGCAGCTCACCGACCTGCCGATCGCGATGCTCTACATCCTCGCGGTCGCCTCGGTCGGCATCTACGGCATCGTGCTCGCGGGCTGGAGCTCCGGCTCGACGTACCCGCTGCTCGGCGGTCTGCGCTCCTGCGCGCAGATGATCTCCTACGAGATCGCCATGGGCGCCGCGTTCGCCTCGGTGTTCCTCTACTCCGGGTCGATGTCCACCTCGGCGATCGTCGAGGCGCAGCACGACCGCTGGTACATCGTCCTGCTGCCGGTGTCGTTCCTGATCTACATCGTGACGATGGTCGGCGAGACCAACCGCGCCCCCTTCGACATGCCGGAGTCCGAGGGCGACCTGGTCGGCGGCTTCAACACCGAGTACTCGTCCATCAAGTTCGCGATGTTCATGCTCGCCGAGTACGTGAACATGGTGACGGTCTCGGCGGTGTCCGTGACGCTCTTCCTGGGCGGCTGGCGCGCGCCGTACCCGATCAGCTCCTTCTGGGAGGGCGCGAACCACGGCTGGTGGCCGA encodes:
- a CDS encoding NADH-quinone oxidoreductase subunit C codes for the protein MSDANGTNGANGSNGANPEKDLSASNLPGQRGQGGEEIRVQRGMFGANNGGDTSGYGGLVRSVRLPGPASRPYGGWFDEVADELEGALEEQGLLPGNAIEKTVVDRDEITFHIEREHLLRVARTLRDDPALRFELCTGVSGVHYPHDKGRELHAVYHLRSITHNRLIRLEVSVPDSDPHVPSLVSVYPTNDWHERETYDFYGIVFDGHPALTRIMMPDDWQGHPQRKDYPLGGIAVEYKGAQIPAPDQRRSYS
- a CDS encoding NADH-quinone oxidoreductase subunit D, producing the protein MSTQSASAASARETTEGTVYTVTGGDWDEVVESAAKADDERIVVNMGPQHPSTHGVLRLILEIEGETVTEARCGIGYLHTGIEKNLEYRTWTQGTTFVTRMDYLTSFFNETAYCLAVEKLLGIEDQITERAKIIRVLLMELNRLSSHLVCIATGGMELGATTIMIYGFRDREMILDIYELITGLRMNHAYIRPGGLAQDLPPGAVDHIREFVKKMKKNLPEYDKLATGNPIFKARMQDVGYLDLAGCMALGATGPILRSTGLPHDLRKTQPYSGYETYDFEVPTADTCDSYGRFLIRLEEMRQSLRIVEQCLDRLEPGPVMVGDKKIAWPAQLALGPDGLGNSLDHIKKIMGTSMEALIHHFKLVTEGFRVPPGQAYAAVESPKGELGVHAVSDGGTRPFRVHFRDPSFTNLQAMAAMCEGGQVADVIVAVASIDPVMGGVDR
- the nuoE gene encoding NADH-quinone oxidoreductase subunit NuoE gives rise to the protein MTTSSSERGVSLGMPELPAPAYPDDVRARLETDARAIVARYPDSRSALLPMLHLVQSEEGHVTRTGMRFCADMLGLTTAEVTAVATFYTMYRRKPSGDYQVGVCTNTLCAVMGGDAIFEELQEHLGVGNGETTGDGKVTLEHIECNAACDYAPVVMVNWEFFDNQTPDSAKRLVDDLRAGRDVEPTRGARLCTFKETARILAGFPDERPGAVEEGGSAGPASLVGLRLAKGETAPARVVHPRDGGPHDEQQDRAAHHPSPAEHLSSHDAPQDSSASDPAHPAGPVAEEGE
- the nuoF gene encoding NADH-quinone oxidoreductase subunit NuoF, coding for MTLAPELKENSPEKLLAPVLSAFWDEDRSWTLDVYRRHDGYEGLRKALAMSPDDLIAYVKDSGLRGRGGAGFPTGMKWQFIPQGDGKPHYLVVNADESEPGTCKDIPLLFANPHSLIEGIVIACYAIRSSHAFIYLRGEVVPVLRRLHEAVREAYAAGYLGKDILGSGLDLELTVHAGAGAYICGEETALLDSLEGRRGQPRLRPPFPAVAGLYACPTVVNNVESIASVPAILHRGKEWFRSMGSEKSPGFTLYSLSGHVASPGQYEAPLGITLRQLLDMSGGMRPGHRLKFWTPGGSSTPMFTDEHLDVPLDYEGVGAAGSMLGTKALQCFDETTCVVRAVTRWTEFYAHESCGKCTPCREGTYWLVQLLRDIEAGKGVMSDLDKLNDIADNINGKSFCALGDGAASPIFSSLKYFREEYEEHITGRGCPFDPARSTAWADHRTEVNA